A segment of the Lolium perenne isolate Kyuss_39 chromosome 3, Kyuss_2.0, whole genome shotgun sequence genome:
CGAGGACAGCTCTCTTCTTCGCCCCCATGAccgctagctgctgctgcttcttcttcttcctccgatgCGCCGGTGTAGTGGAGTGGAGTGTGGAGTGGTGGAGTGAAGTGAAGTGATGGACACTGGCGAAGAGCGGGGCGTATAAATAGCGGGGCGCAGATGCCACCAGACCAACGCGCCATGGGAATTGATGAGGTGTGAGAGAGCGCGTCGTAAATGGAGGTCGCAGGGTCGCAGAGATGACACCAGCGAGTGGTTGGTGAGGGCATTCATTGCACGCCATCAAGCCCTTCTCTACCGATCCGAGTAGACAGGACGAAGGCCATGGACTCATGGTGGACTGCGCCATGGCAATGTGTTCATCAACTTCCCAGTGGCAATAAATAAATCCATTTGCCTCTCGTAGCTTTCGATTCCGGTTCCAGCTAGCGGTCGATCCTGAGACGGAGATGTATCCATGGCTTCAATTCTTGTGCAGTGGTTGGTGGATGATCCTGGCCCTGCTGTTGACCAAGCGCGCCATCAGCTCGGCCTTTGGCCATGCAAACTTTCCTTGGGCAAAACTTTGGCAACCACAGGGCCCGTCAGGCCAGGCTGTAGGAGTAAAACTATGTGAGCACCGCACTCCGTGGTCATtcctgttaagcttcatgcactagccacttgaaccaaaagttcgaactgatggaaagggctaggcaatctacttgtacacttcacaacacccccactcgcgtgtgacgggagaagagagtcaacacgtgaaagaagaagagcacaccgaaacacagcggtggctaaagaggggggcaacagcaatttttaggcttaattgcgaaaaccatgtgaaagccaggatttgaacacgagacctggggctctgataccatgttaagcttcatgcggtagccacttgaaccaaaagtctgaactgatggaaagggctaggcaatccacatatagaggggggggggggggggggcaacagcaatttttaggcttaattacgaaaaccatgtgaaagccaggatttgaacacgAGACCTGGGGCTCCGATACCATGTTAAACTTCATGCGGTAGCCACTTcaaccaaaagtctgaactgatggaaagggctaggcaatccacatatagagggggggggggggggcaacagcaatttttaggcttaattgcgaaaaccatgtgaaaaccaggatttgaacttgaaacctgactctgataccatgttaagcttcatgcactagccacttgaaccaaaagtccgaactgatggaaagggctaggcaatctacttgtacacttcaCAACAATTCCGTCTTTCGTAAGTGTAGTCACTCTTGTTAATAATCAACCCCTTCAATATCTCATGCAATGCAAGTGATGAAGCATTACAATAGAGATCTTGCCCGGTGGCCTTGCGGCCCCTCGGCCAAATCGCACGGTCACTCGTGCTTGGACCACCTTCTTCGAGATCGATGATGGATGATTCATTGCCACGCATCTTCGATCCATCTAGACCCTTTTTGtatgatgcatagcttgttacCCACTTGGTACACTCTTTTATCATTTTGCAAAAATGGGTCAACGTGGATGGCTTGTTCTCCTTGAGCTCCTTGAATCAGTGCAAAGCTTGGAGCACCTACACATATAGATGAGAATCCATTAGATATAGTCACAAATACAAGGGTACATTGACATATTGAAAATGGACGAGGGTTTACCATGTCTACAACACCGGCGTGGCTAACTGGCCGCGCTAGCACATGCTCGTATGCGCCGCTAAATTTATTGCACTTTGGTTGGATGTTTTGAAGAGTGGTGTCATTTTGACCAGTCTCAAAATTGTAGGGATTGAATTTTCCTACACTCATGAAAGTACATACCAACACTCCGCCAATATGCACGGCAAACTGGATCTTGTCCAATCATCATCCAAGCCTCACAAAGCATCTTGTCCTCCCCGATTGTGTATTCTCCGGTCCTTTGGATTTTTTTGTGTGTTGCGACGTCTATTGGGTCGCATCATCCATAGGGTCGGCATCAATCCCAAACAAATGGCTCTCATCAATAGAGAGCTCATCTTGTTGAGTCTCTTTCTCGGTCCCTAGTTCATCGTCCATAGGACCACTCCCATTGATCATGGGGTTCATGATGGAATAGTCATTGTCCTCATAGTATGCACACACATAATTGCAAATTAGAAAAAACATTTTTGAAATGGCAATGGTCAAATAAAAGAGATGTTGCAAGCATACCTTGTTGGCTAGCATCGGGTCTGCCATTCCATTAAACATCTTTTGGGGCACGATCATGTAGGCGGTGGGGATCACCCCTGGCCTCCTCTTGCCAGCCTCCTACACTGAGTCCATGGTCACAAGAGTGCGATTGAGCTCGAGGGCAGAAATTTCCGCACCGCCCCACATggacgagatctccggccatatGGAGCGGGAGCCGCCAAGCCGAGACAACGTGAGGACATGCTGGAAAACACATAGCGCCTCCGTCGGTATAGCTGGCGGCCGAGGTCAGAGAGGCGGACGTGCGATCTTGGACCAGACCGCGCTTGTCAAAGACTTGCTAGCTACACCTCTAGTCTAGGCCATGGTGATGGTGATAACAGGCTGGCGACATCCTTGGCGGAGATGTTGTTGATGTTGGCGTTGGCCTTGGCTTGAAGGGCCAGGATGAGGTCGGACTCTTACTCTGTGCGGTGCCGGCTTTGGCTCCGACCACCCATGCCTTGACGCTAAGTCGCCCACCGGGCTGCTCTGTAAGATATGTTCTTGGCTTGACGAGGACCTTGGCCTTGGGGGATGCGGAATCCTCcattgctagctagggttttgggaAGCTACACCAGGAAGAACTCGTATGGAAGTGAAGAAAGAGGGAGTGGGAATGTGTCGCTGGTGGTAGGGTCCGGGGAGGACAAGAGGAGGACGCTCGCGGACGCATCCGCGACTGCATTTCCAACCCAAATTTGGGCTATAAGTAGGGCATCGTGTACTGGTTCGCGTCATTTTACCCATTTAGGTCGCACTGCTAGGCCGTGACCCTATCTGTGTGGTCTCGTTCGGACCATTTGCTTTTAGCCCGCTGGAGATTTCCTTAGGGTATATCCAATGCAACCACTTGAATTGGACACAAAATTTTACTCTAGGATTAAATATTATATGAACTTTTAATTCATTTACATGTATATATGTTTGTTTCTTTTTGGAAGTCTACGAATCAAAGGCTTAAAAAACATTTTAAGTGCATGATCCGATAAATCATCGATCTGAGTATGGAAATCAGCTGAAGCATTATCGATGGTCGTGATCTTAAGTTGGAGTTAGGAGGAAATAGATGCTAGAGTTAATGAAAGCATATTTGTCGCATTTGCTAGTCCTGGTCCCAAATTAGTGCATGCTGCCCTGGGACATTTGTTTTCTTCGTTTACAAAGTTTTTCTCTACAGTTTTATTGGGTGATTGGTCGGCAGGGTATAATCATAGCTGCGTCGAACAATTAAGCTGTTATACTAGAAGCTCTGTATATCATACAGGAATCCAGGTCACGCAACAGTCAAGTTTTAGAATAAAATGTTCATACAACCTCTGTTTTTTATGGCTTTGTGTGATTTCTGATTGGTGGGTGCGTGCACACACTGCATCTGTAGCGTATTACTTCAGTGTGTAAGATAAGTTATATAAGAAAGTCCCTACCGGAGACTACAAATGGAGGCTGAGTTATATGTAATCCTTTATTtttgaaaaggaaaaaaaatcatatttgaaagttttaaaaaaatctgaaaaaattcttggatattGCCAATGATATATAGTAGAAACATGCAAATCTTAATGTGGAGTTATTTGTATGCTAGGATAgacaaaaatgacaaatgtgTTGATTGCGCATATCTAAGCTATAAAACTTTTCGGGTTTATTCGTTTTATATAGCCTAGAATATAAAAAAATACATTAAAATTTTGGACCTTTGTAGGACACATCATTTGCTACATCcaagatttttttgaatttttgaaacTTAAAATATGATATTTGATTTTGTGCTCTATAGAAGAGAAGACAGACGCGCCTGCATTGATTGTAAGGCGATACCTGGAGAGAGTGTTGTCCCTCAACATAAGCTGCTGGTTGTTGACATTCGCTTTAGGATCCGTGTCCAGCGGGGTAAGCGCGCCAAAGTTGCTAGAACGAAGTGGTGGAAGCTCAAGGGTGAGGCATCCCAGGCTTTCAGGGAGAGGGTTATTAAGGAGGGCCCTTGGGAGGAAGGAGCCGATGCAAACATGATGTGGACGAGTATGGCGACCTGCTTGCAGAAGATCGCTGTAGAGGAATTTGGGGTGACTAAGGGAAGTAGAAGGGAAGCTAAGGATACCTGGTGGTGGAACGATGAGGTCCAGAAGGTTATTAAGGAGAAGAAGGACTGTTTCAGATGCCTATATCTGGATAGGAGCGCAGCAAACATGGAAAAGTACAAGGTGGCGAAGAAGGCTGCAAAGCGGGCGGTGAGTGAAGCAAGGGGTCGGGCGTATGAGGACCTCTACCAACGTTTAAACACTAAGGAAGGCGAAAGGGACATCTATAAGATGGCCAAGTTTAGGGAGAGGAAAATGAAGGATGTCAACAAAGTCAAATGCATCAAGGACAGAGAGGATCAACTTCTTGTGAAGGATGAGGCGATCAAGCGTAGATGGCAGGAGTACTTTGACAACCTTTACAATGGAGAGGTTGAGAGCTCTAGCATTGAGCTAGATGACTCCTTTGATGATACCAACATGTGCTTTGTGCGACGTATCCAGGAGTCTGAGGTTAAGGAGGCATTAAGAAGGATGAAAGGAGGCAAGGCGATTTGTcctgatggtatccccatcgaggCATGGAGAAGCCTTGGAGACATAgcgatagtatggctaactaagcttTTCAACCTCATTTTTCGGTCAAACAAGATTCCCGAAGAATggaggtgatacgtccaatttgcatcactattttatatcataatttgctgttattcattgatatatttcatattgggacacaatacttatgttatttcatctattttgcatgtttcatcattattggaggatcgaacaccggagccaggattctgctggaaaaagcaccgtcagaacgcaatatttcggaagatcaactctggaaggaaattataccaaaaatcctatttttcaagatgacgaaggaagccaaaaggaggagccaggaggagccagggtgggcccacaccctagggcggcgcggcccaggccctggccgcgccggcctatggtctggggggcccacgactcttttcgcctccttttcttcgccaaacccttcgtcccgaagacctaagccacagagggtacctcgcgaag
Coding sequences within it:
- the LOC127339451 gene encoding uncharacterized protein translates to MATCLQKIAVEEFGVTKGSRREAKDTWWWNDEVQKVIKEKKDCFRCLYLDRSAANMEKYKVAKKAAKRAVSEARGRAYEDLYQRLNTKEGERDIYKMAKFRERKMKDVNKVKCIKDREDQLLVKDEAIKRRWQEYFDNLYNGEVESSSIELDDSFDDTNMCFVRRIQESEVKEALRRMKGGKAICPDGIPIEAWRSLGDIAIVWLTKLFNLIFRSNKIPEEWR